The Amaranthus tricolor cultivar Red isolate AtriRed21 chromosome 2, ASM2621246v1, whole genome shotgun sequence genome contains the following window.
ggtcatcgggtcaatttcgggtcggttcaaaattgggttttgtgtcgacattgatttttacatcattttaaattcattttgaagttgaGTTGAGTCGGGTTCGGTTTCAATGTCGGGTAATATCGGGTCATTGGGTCCTCTAATTCTGTGGtgcaaaattgaatttaacagcctTCTAATAAATTGATCCacacaattgaaaacaatcgcaGCAAACGAATCATTAAATAGTTTCAACTATCTATGAATCAGAAATTTGAACTTGCCTTCAGTGTGTAATGTCTCCGCGGAATATTGTCTAAGAGACACGGCTTTCTCCAAGCAGACTTCAACATCCTTCCAGTGTGAAAGGCCCGAGTATAAATTTGCTAAACCAAGCCAGACTTCGAACTCATTTACTTTATCATCATCAGCCTATCAATACGCGAAAGAGTCACTTTAGAATGCGTCAGGGGTTGGATATAATTTATcaagaaaaaacaaaagatgCAACTACAATATCAGTCCTAATCCATAAGGATACCTAGAAAAGCAAATTAGAATACTACATGTACTTtcttcgttctgaaatactcgctacattacgGTTATtggcactattcatcgttcaagtttattttatatattgcggctaatgtgtaagaaacaATATAGTCACgtaggatcttatttgaatcgtctaattgcatATTTCTATGATcttaacattttataatttttaattttgcgtaatttgatatataaatgatcaaaataaaacatgattgcgtaaaaagtcaaatatagcaagtacTAACGGAACGAAGgaattatatattatgtataacgTCTCAATTCAAGTAGACACTGAggaattatatattatatattaatatatatgagAAGATATTTGACAAATACAAGTCACATGATTATGTGCCCTTCTTATTTACGTGAAGTTGTAGATAAGGATTGCTACCAACAACAACCCTTTTGTTATCGCTAACAAGGGCCAGATTACGTATATCCGACCCCTCAAATAACGCGCGAGTCACTAAATGAAATTGCGGTAATGGAAAAAAAGTCATATGATTAGTGTATCATAAAGAACTCAGATGTGATGGAATCAACCTAACCTGATGATTAGTTTTGACGGGGCCAAATGACTTTCGTTGTGCTTGAACAAGTGCGAGCAGGTAACGGTAAGTTTCAATAGCATCCATAGGTAATGACTGAAAGATCTTGAGCTTTGCTTTGATTCTAAGAAGTGGTCCCTGCTCCCATTTCGCAGTCTCGTCTAAAGCGGCATCAATAACAACTTGGGCTTCTGAGTATCTCTTCTGGGAAGAAAGAAGCAAAGCAAGCAACCGCCAACCCTTTAAAACAGATCCACCGGTTGAATCAATGAACTGCTTCGCATATTGCAACGCAGCATTTACGTTGCGATGTTCTGCGTATTGAACTGCCAACTCGAGAAACAAATCCGGGTTGTTGCTTTCAAAACGTAAGGCCTCTTCCAACGATTTCAAAGCTTCAGATTGCAATATAGACCTTTTGTAGTCCGACGAGCATACTTTAGCTTGCTTTCCATAACAAAGTCCAAGCATCTGTAGAGCAACGCCTTTAAAATGCTCGTCTCTTCCCGATGCTCTACTAATGGCCCTCTTAGCATAAGTCACACCCTCGGATGCCATAAGCGGATCCTCGCCACAAATCTTAGCGGCTAGTAACAAAGCCATAAGATCGTCTGGTCTCTCGTTTTCATGCAAAGACTTCCTTAACAGGTTCAAGGCTTCTATGTTTTCCCGTGCACCACTATGTGAAAGAGCCAAGGCAACCCAACGGTCAATACGGTTAAAAATCCCGGGCATGACCTCTTCAAGTTGCCTTGCCAGTACCGAAGTTTGACTACATAGAGACAATGCAAACGTGAGATGTTCCATAACTGATGGGTCCCATTTGGTCTTGCCAAGCGCACATTTCCGTATGAGAATCATCAAAAGTAGAATCGCCTCTTCTAAATTATTTCGAGGAATATACGACCCATCAATCTGTACAGACAAACTGGGTGCTACAGCCTCCACACCACTATACAGAAGAAAGACtgcaaattttttttgaatcctCGCACAGCAATCATTATCAAGGTTCCACTGACTGAGGAGCGCTCGTCTATAAGAAGCAATAGCCTCTTCGTGTGATCCAGCTTGTTTCCACAGCTCGGGAAGGAGTTCTACAGCTTGACTAACCGTCTCTTGCAACCGACCATCCACTTGCAAATCAGGTATGCCATGCAGGAATATCTTTTCTACTGCGTCTAGGACACTATTACATTCACTTGCAGCCTCTGCAACACGAGCAACAACAATTTAggtgtaaaattgaatatttaaacatACCTGTGTttctcggactcttcattttacttcacgtacccgtgtccgatccttgatgctcggacattggtatggcacttagacacttcaatttaggcgtaaaattgaatatttaaacgtatccgacatcagtaccgagtccaagtaacatagataTACACAAAAGTCTTGTAAAAAATGCTCCATACCAGTTAACCTCCCGAGCTTTTGAAGGGATTTGGCCTTCAAATATATGGCTTCAAGAACTAGGCCAGCAGCATGTTGTGGGACATCATGCATAGATTGAGACTGAGGACGACCGCCCTTTTTAGATGTTTTATCTCCTACAGATGGTTGAAATCGCTGTATCGCAGCTTGAAGGTCAATACCTTCAAATACACGAAGAGCACCTTCGACATTACCTCTCTGATACTCCAACCTTCCCAAAAGAGCTCTGGCTTCCTATGATgaagacattaaaaataaaccaataaaattaacatttcgGCAAATTCAAGATAACTAAAGATAGGTACTCCATCtgtctttttgaatttgttacAAGTATGTAAAGCTCTCCCTTCGATTCACCAAATTCAAGGAACAGAGGGAGTGATAGTTGGAATCTCTCTTTATCTCTTAGAAACATACGCCCCCTTACACGAGAGCCCtatgggctagaagtgtggatgcaacacaggcCTCCGCATACctggcgctaaatattccactttaaagaGGGGTGGTTGAAATTCAAACCCGTCAACTCTTGTCACGTTGGTtactgataccatgtcaaagaaccaaatCAGCCAAAAGCTTAAGATGATGGTTGAGGCACCAGCATATGTTATATGCTCTAGCAGAGCATGATTTCATACAATGCATGATCAAATTATTTATCCAACCTAAAACACTTTCCTACCATCAATGTTTGCCACCATATTAAAACCAAATCAATGagaaggtaaaaaaaaaaagaagaaagaaaatctACTTCAAAATTGAGAGATAAACCCTCGCGCAACGATGATTCGGCTTCCTGAATATTGCCTTCATCAAGTTTGGCTTCAACCTCAGCAGTTTTCATGGAATTCCCATTGGCACGGAATTCCCTTTCCCCCGTTTCTTCTTCATGATCGCTTGCAACTGGCGATTGGCTCCCCGGCATGTGCAATAACTTGCAATCACCTGCCCAAATTCACCAAATTATAATTTCCCCTCTTTCTATCTCCCTTCAATCAAAATTTCACcaaaaaattagaaagaaaaagTATCAACATCAACTCCAACATTATCAGAAGTTCATTGCAGTTCAACAAAAATAACATTTCATTGCCCCATCGCCACAAAAGAAGCTCCCGCCTCAGCAGGGTAAGAAGGTCTAGATGTAATCAAACTTACTCTTACGATAACAAAGAAGTTTCGGGTTGATCCATGATTGACCCACAATTTTATTGCAATATTAACAGAAAACCCATGTCATACTTTCATTTTCAGAGTTTCATTGCAGCTCAGCAACAATAACATTACATTGACCCATCAGAAATTCATAATCAATcatcgtgatttgtaaatcaccacaaaaggacaaaaacaataatagtaaaataaacaAGACCAAAAACggtaaatcaaaatcataaaagtCTCACCCTATTAAATCCTACCACATCTTACAAATCatcgttatttactaagacctcCTCTTGACCCATTTGCCATTAAAGTAGCTCCCGCCTAGGCGAAGTAAAAGGGTTCAGATGTAAGCAACTCTAcccttataataataacaaagagattgtttcaAGTTCATCCATGATTGACCCATGATTTCATTGCAATTTAAACATAAAACCCAGATCATAAAATATTCAGACAAAATAAGGATGGAAAGCTTTCAGCAAAATACCAACAATAATACCACTGTTTGATCAAActcccaaataaaaaaaatgatttcttAAACaacataatattaattaattataacaaaTTATATACACAAAATTTTACATAACAACTTCCAAatatcaaaatgactaaaaaaaaaaaaacaaacaaatgtGGGATGAAATTAACCTCTAAAAGATGGAATCTTAAAACAAGATCAAAGGTGAAATCTTTCTTTTAACATCTTACAAGAATTTCATGATTCCTTAAACAACATATGAACAAATGATCTATATAAACAATGCAATTATGTGAAAAGATAACAATTCTACATAACAACCTccaaaaatcaaaatgcgaaaataaaaaacccaaaaaatggGATTAAATTTACCTCAAAAAGATGGAATCTTTAAACAAGATCAAGGTGAAATCT
Protein-coding sequences here:
- the LOC130806121 gene encoding protein NPG1, whose product is MPGSQSPVASDHEEETGEREFRANGNSMKTAEVEAKLDEGNIQEAESSLREGLSLNFEEARALLGRLEYQRGNVEGALRVFEGIDLQAAIQRFQPSVGDKTSKKGGRPQSQSMHDVPQHAAGLVLEAIYLKAKSLQKLGRLTEAASECNSVLDAVEKIFLHGIPDLQVDGRLQETVSQAVELLPELWKQAGSHEEAIASYRRALLSQWNLDNDCCARIQKKFAVFLLYSGVEAVAPSLSVQIDGSYIPRNNLEEAILLLMILIRKCALGKTKWDPSVMEHLTFALSLCSQTSVLARQLEEVMPGIFNRIDRWVALALSHSGARENIEALNLLRKSLHENERPDDLMALLLAAKICGEDPLMASEGVTYAKRAISRASGRDEHFKGVALQMLGLCYGKQAKVCSSDYKRSILQSEALKSLEEALRFESNNPDLFLELAVQYAEHRNVNAALQYAKQFIDSTGGSVLKGWRLLALLLSSQKRYSEAQVVIDAALDETAKWEQGPLLRIKAKLKIFQSLPMDAIETYRYLLALVQAQRKSFGPVKTNHQADDDKVNEFEVWLGLANLYSGLSHWKDVEVCLEKAVSLRQYSAETLHTEGIMNEGRGSIKEALAAYTNAVFLDPEYVPCKILLGALLSKMGPQALPVARNVLSDALRFDPTNRNAWYYLGMVHKDDGRYSDAAECFQAASMLEESDPIESFSSIL